From Numida meleagris isolate 19003 breed g44 Domestic line chromosome 4, NumMel1.0, whole genome shotgun sequence, the proteins below share one genomic window:
- the TMEM128 gene encoding transmembrane protein 128 has product MEPLPRLRRHLRQGAEPPSALLQPLFRGGRTAEETTAVEKKKKPSPRLNIHSAFWILASIAVTYYFDFFKSVKETIQGDSWWFASGSCLLAACLSVAFYCIVYLEWYRGIEDYDVQYPVLIPVTTVTFIAAAICFNIALWPVWSFITPVLLFIQFMGVVMLVSLLG; this is encoded by the exons ATGGAGCCTCTCCCCAGGCTCAGGCGCCATTTGCGGCAAGGAGCAGAGCCCCCAAGTGCGTTGCTGCAGCCACTGTTCCGGGGTGGCAGGACAGCCG AAGAGACTACAGctgtagagaagaaaaagaagcccTCTCCCAGACTCAACATTCATTCTGCATTCTGGATTTTGGCTTCTATTGCTGTGACatattactttgatttttttaaatctgttaaaGAAACAATTCAAGGAGATAG TTGGTGGTTTGCCTCTGGCAGCTGTTTGTTGGCTGCGTGTTTATCTGTTGCCTTTTACTGCATAGTATATCTTGAGTGGTATCGTGGAATTGAGGACTACGATGTTCAGTATCCTGTACTGATACCTGTCACAACTGTCACTTTTATTGCAGCAGCAATTTG TTTCAACATTGCCTTATGGCCAGTCTGGTCGTTTATCACACCTGTATTGTTGTTCATTCAGTTTATGGGTGTTGTGATGCTTGTGTCCCTCCTAGGATAA
- the LYAR gene encoding cell growth-regulating nucleolar protein, producing the protein MVVFTCNACGESVKKAQVEKHVNVCRHCECLSCMDCGKDFWGDDYKDHVKCVTEDQKYGGKDFEAKTSKGDVKQQEWLQKIHEVMKKPNINPKVRNILEQMRSFGNIPRKKVKFQNWMKNSLRVTDSTLQNQVWDIFSEATGDASSKKEQDKPQQKDVVQSAESGEETMAEENGATDGKIERKKNKKERKEERQKNNKKEKKDLKLENQPVSSETKKSKKSKKEKESLENEFEINGNGHQNEIEEETNVRKRKHKYVEEEPCITKKKMKTESMSEDMETENTNGNEETVGKGKFNWKGTIKAVLKQAPDNEISIKKLRKKVIAQYYAVAGEHHKSEEDILVIFNKKVNNNPKFKVLKDKVKLLK; encoded by the exons ATGGTCGTCTTCACGTGCAATGCGTGCGGGGAATCCGTGAAGAAGGCGCAAGTTGAAAAACACGTGAACGTTTGCAGACATTGCGAGTGCCTCTCTTGCATGGATTGTGGCAAGGATTTCTG GGGTGATGACTATAAGGACCATGTGAAGTGTGTAACTGAAGACCAGAAGTATGGAGGAAAAGATTTTGAAGCCAAAACTAGCAAAGGAGATGTTAAACAACAGGAGTGGCTTCAG aaaatTCATGAAGTAATGAAGAAACCCAATATAAACCCTAAAGTGCGGAACATTCTGGAGCAAATGCGTTCCTTTGGTAatattccaagaaaaaaagtaaaatttcag AACTGGATGAAGAACAGTTTGAGAGTTACTGACAGCACTCTGCAAAATCAGGTGTGGgatattttttctgaagcaacTGGAGAT GCGTCAAGTAAAAAAGAACAAGACAAACCACAACAGAAGGATGTAGTACAGTCTGCAGAAAGTGGGGAAGAAACaatggcagaagaaaatggagcTACAGATGGTAAAATCGAGCggaaaaagaataagaaagaacggaaagaagagagacaaaAGAACaataagaaggagaaaaaagatttgaaattaGAAAATCAGCCTGTgagctcagaaacaaaaaagagtaaaaagtccaaaaaagaaaaggagagcttggagaatgaatttgaaataaatggaaatggCCATCAGAATGAAAtagaagaggaaacaaatgtCAGGAAACGCAAACATAAGTATGTAGAAG AGGAACCTTGcatcacaaagaagaaaatgaaaactgaaagcatgTCAGAAgacatggaaacagaaaacaccaaTGGCAATGAAGAAACTGTTGGAAAAG GTAAATTCAACTGGAAAGGAACCATCAAAGCTGTTCTGAAACAGGCTCCAGACAAtgaaatttcaattaaaaaactaagaaaaaag GTTATAGCTCAGTACTATGCAGTAGCTGGTGAGCATCACAAATCAGAAGAGGATATTCTAGTCATATTTAATAAGAAAGTGAACAACAATCCCAAATTTAAAGTTTTAAAGGACAAAGTGAAACTCCTGAAATAA